A stretch of the Candidatus Methylopumilus planktonicus genome encodes the following:
- a CDS encoding porin yields the protein MNKNIKLAVAGAVLALSSHASNAGIIIPAGEWTLDVNGNVNAFANWTKTDHAASITGGIAAGKDSQNEDQTQGINTGLLPSWLGFTGTTRQNDTDVSFTISMQPNVSDNGAAGDTATPLFRQSYLTFGDKSWGSVKLGKDIGIFASDAILNDMTLLGVGAGALNSGGATTLGGIGTGYVYAAWKGQVAYTTPNFNGFQATVGITNPNQGLTSTGVASASSLLFQDRFGIEGKASYSFAADNFSGKIWVGGASMKVKTADNNAGVPSGTAYEYSATAADIGANVNAGNVGLTGYYYSGEGLGTTTFLSQGYKTGSGKRDSDGGYVQLTYKLPTATKFGLAFGRSNLDLASGESSASNTLVDSNERITAGLYHPLTKHLNLVAEWNQVETKAHGGLKNENTTGSLGAILFF from the coding sequence ATGAACAAGAATATTAAATTAGCGGTAGCGGGTGCAGTTTTAGCACTTAGCTCACATGCTTCTAATGCTGGTATCATCATTCCAGCTGGTGAATGGACGCTAGACGTTAACGGTAACGTGAACGCTTTTGCAAACTGGACGAAAACTGATCATGCAGCTTCTATCACTGGTGGTATAGCTGCAGGCAAAGACTCGCAAAACGAAGATCAGACTCAAGGTATTAACACAGGTCTTCTTCCATCATGGTTAGGCTTTACTGGTACAACACGTCAAAATGATACAGATGTATCTTTTACAATCTCAATGCAACCAAACGTTTCAGATAACGGTGCAGCAGGTGATACAGCTACGCCTTTATTCCGCCAATCTTATCTTACATTCGGTGACAAATCATGGGGTAGCGTAAAGCTTGGTAAAGATATCGGTATTTTTGCTAGCGATGCAATCCTAAATGACATGACATTATTAGGTGTTGGCGCTGGTGCACTTAATTCAGGTGGCGCTACAACACTTGGTGGTATTGGTACTGGTTATGTTTATGCTGCATGGAAAGGTCAAGTAGCTTATACGACTCCTAACTTCAATGGTTTCCAAGCAACAGTTGGTATTACTAATCCAAATCAAGGCTTAACTTCAACTGGAGTAGCAAGTGCTTCTTCATTATTGTTTCAAGATCGTTTTGGTATAGAAGGTAAAGCTTCTTACTCATTTGCTGCAGATAATTTCTCAGGCAAAATTTGGGTTGGTGGCGCTTCTATGAAAGTAAAGACAGCTGACAACAATGCTGGTGTTCCAAGCGGAACAGCTTACGAATATTCTGCAACTGCAGCTGATATCGGAGCAAACGTTAATGCTGGAAATGTGGGTCTTACAGGTTACTACTACTCAGGCGAAGGTCTAGGAACTACAACATTCCTCTCTCAAGGTTACAAAACTGGTAGCGGTAAGAGAGACTCTGATGGTGGCTATGTTCAACTTACATATAAGTTACCTACAGCAACTAAGTTTGGCCTTGCTTTCGGAAGATCTAATCTAGATTTAGCTTCTGGTGAGTCTTCAGCAAGTAATACTTTAGTTGATAGCAATGAAAGAATAACAGCTGGTCTATATCACCCACTCACTAAGCACTTAAATTTAGTGGCTGAATGGAATCAGGTTGAAACTAAAGCACACGGTGGCCTAAAGAACGAGAATACAACAGGCTCACTTGGTGCTATTTTATTCTTCTAA
- the trpD gene encoding anthranilate phosphoribosyltransferase, whose protein sequence is MANMGSKELSVKDFMQSLMSGVLSDDIIESYVLALNEKGVTADNIFDAATVMRQFSKQVVIQDKTHLVDTCGTGGDGIQTFNVSTLSAIVAASAGVKVAKHGGRSVSSKCGSADVLEALGVNVNLTADKVASLVNEIGIAFMFAPNFHPAMRYAAPVRKKLGIRTIFNVLGPLANPALATRQVLGVYDKLLTQTMAEVLSKLGSEHVMVVHGEDGMDEISISSPTTVTELKNKTITTYTIQPDDFGLDVADLKTIQVENADASKTMMLDVLNGSLGSHRNITILNAGAAIYVSGISSSLKEGIEKAASVIDQGLALKKLEALKVASHG, encoded by the coding sequence ATGGCTAACATGGGCTCAAAAGAATTATCTGTGAAAGACTTTATGCAGTCTTTAATGTCAGGTGTCCTAAGTGACGACATTATTGAATCTTATGTGTTAGCTCTCAATGAAAAAGGAGTGACTGCAGACAATATTTTTGACGCAGCAACCGTGATGCGTCAATTTTCAAAACAAGTGGTGATTCAGGATAAAACACATTTAGTGGATACCTGCGGCACAGGAGGGGATGGCATTCAAACATTTAATGTGTCGACCTTGAGTGCGATTGTAGCCGCAAGTGCCGGTGTGAAAGTAGCGAAACATGGCGGTCGCTCAGTATCATCTAAATGTGGAAGTGCTGATGTATTAGAAGCTCTAGGTGTGAATGTCAATTTAACAGCAGACAAAGTGGCATCGCTTGTGAATGAGATTGGTATTGCGTTTATGTTTGCCCCTAACTTTCATCCAGCGATGCGATATGCAGCACCGGTTCGAAAAAAATTAGGTATCAGAACCATTTTTAATGTTTTAGGCCCCCTAGCAAATCCAGCATTGGCAACGCGTCAAGTATTGGGTGTTTATGATAAGTTGCTCACACAAACCATGGCAGAGGTGTTATCAAAATTAGGAAGTGAGCATGTCATGGTGGTGCATGGTGAAGATGGTATGGATGAAATTTCTATCTCAAGCCCAACCACTGTGACAGAGTTAAAAAACAAAACAATCACAACCTACACTATTCAGCCTGATGATTTTGGATTGGACGTAGCAGATCTTAAAACGATTCAAGTGGAAAATGCGGATGCATCGAAGACTATGATGCTTGATGTGCTAAATGGTAGTCTAGGCTCACATCGCAACATCACAATCCTTAACGCAGGGGCGGCTATTTATGTCAGTGGCATTTCGTCTTCCTTAAAAGAAGGTATTGAGAAAGCTGCATCAGTGATTGACCAAGGTTTGGCATTAAAAAAATTAGAAGCACTCAAGGTGGCGTCCCATGGCTAA
- a CDS encoding penicillin-binding protein 1A yields the protein MAKPTFFKRLMLWFFISLSAIGALVALTIALVIPSLPSLESLTEYRPKLPLRVYSSDGFLMAEFGEERRAFIKIQQVPKKMKNAILAIEDRRFYQHKGVDAVGVGRAIVKNLAGASHEGASTITMQVARNFFLSSDKTLRRKISEVFLSYKIEKNLNKDQILELYINQIYLGQRAYGFGAAALVYYGKPLEKLTLAECALLAGLPKAPSNYNPFTNPKRAIQRQREVLKNMLRYEFIDQKAFEEAMNQTLHFKESRQSRDLMADHASEMVRQTLYDQYKEDIYTSGIKVYTTIKKANQEAANEAVLRGILDYDRRHEYRGPEKIIDLEGKKFEDQKAKITDTLDGIEEYNGFIPAVVIKAESKYVQAFTKKGDMVDIKNDGLALIQKTLIDKDPKNRKVKPGAIIRVIQKNKQWEVVQLPKVEASLVSMDPQTGAITALVGGFDFNRNKYNHVTQAKRQPGSTFKPFIYSAALEKGITPATIVNDAPLHFSAAETGSGMDWDPQNYDNDFDGHIRLRNGLAKSKNLVAIRVLKAIGAPYAQDYASRFGFDPANHPAYLSMGLGVGSATLIEMVTAYGVFANGGYLKKPYLIEKMVDSQGQVIDQTYTMFQNEEIPRVIDPRNAFIMTTLLQDVVNKGTAQKAKALGRSDIAGKTGTTNNQVDAWFAGYAPSQVAIAWIGFDQPKSLGKDETGSQAALPIWIKYMQTALKDTPIQNFVMPDGVMIHKIKSDTGTPANENEEGVNEYFYSEFPPHNEIHLLN from the coding sequence ATGGCAAAACCCACTTTTTTTAAACGCCTCATGTTGTGGTTTTTCATAAGCTTAAGTGCGATCGGGGCCTTGGTGGCTTTAACCATAGCACTTGTCATTCCCTCATTACCCTCGCTTGAATCACTGACAGAATATCGCCCTAAACTCCCTTTAAGAGTCTATAGCTCGGATGGTTTTCTCATGGCTGAATTCGGAGAAGAACGCCGCGCCTTCATTAAAATTCAACAAGTGCCCAAAAAAATGAAGAACGCTATTTTAGCTATCGAAGACCGTCGTTTTTATCAACACAAAGGGGTTGATGCCGTGGGTGTTGGGCGTGCGATTGTCAAAAATTTAGCTGGGGCTTCTCATGAGGGGGCAAGTACGATTACGATGCAAGTCGCACGTAATTTTTTTCTTTCATCCGATAAAACTTTAAGACGAAAAATTAGTGAAGTTTTTCTTTCCTATAAAATTGAAAAGAATTTAAATAAGGATCAAATTTTAGAGCTTTATATTAACCAAATTTATTTGGGTCAACGTGCCTACGGTTTTGGTGCAGCAGCTCTCGTCTATTATGGCAAGCCTCTAGAAAAACTCACTTTAGCTGAATGTGCACTTTTAGCAGGCCTGCCAAAAGCGCCTTCGAATTACAATCCATTCACCAATCCAAAACGTGCTATTCAACGCCAACGTGAAGTGTTAAAAAATATGTTGCGTTACGAATTTATTGATCAAAAAGCTTTTGAAGAAGCGATGAATCAAACGCTTCATTTCAAAGAGTCCAGACAATCCAGAGATTTAATGGCTGATCATGCATCTGAAATGGTAAGACAAACACTTTATGATCAATATAAAGAGGATATCTATACGAGCGGCATCAAAGTCTATACCACGATTAAAAAAGCAAACCAAGAAGCAGCTAATGAAGCGGTATTAAGAGGGATCTTAGATTACGATCGTCGTCATGAGTATCGAGGCCCAGAAAAAATCATCGATTTAGAAGGTAAAAAATTTGAAGATCAAAAAGCTAAGATTACAGATACGCTTGATGGCATAGAGGAATACAACGGATTTATTCCAGCCGTGGTGATTAAAGCTGAATCTAAATATGTTCAAGCGTTCACTAAAAAAGGTGACATGGTTGATATTAAAAATGATGGTTTAGCCCTCATTCAAAAAACTTTGATTGACAAAGACCCTAAAAATAGAAAAGTTAAACCAGGCGCTATTATTCGTGTCATTCAAAAAAATAAACAATGGGAGGTGGTACAACTTCCTAAAGTAGAAGCGTCATTAGTCTCAATGGATCCTCAAACGGGAGCGATTACGGCCCTCGTTGGTGGCTTTGATTTCAATCGAAATAAATATAACCATGTCACGCAAGCGAAACGCCAGCCTGGCTCTACTTTCAAGCCCTTCATTTATTCAGCAGCCTTGGAAAAAGGTATCACACCTGCCACCATTGTGAATGATGCACCACTTCATTTCTCAGCAGCTGAAACGGGAAGTGGTATGGATTGGGATCCACAAAATTATGATAATGATTTTGATGGGCATATCAGGCTTCGAAATGGTTTAGCAAAATCTAAAAATTTAGTTGCTATTCGCGTGCTAAAAGCAATTGGTGCGCCTTATGCGCAAGACTATGCATCACGCTTTGGTTTTGACCCTGCAAATCATCCTGCTTACTTATCCATGGGCTTGGGAGTTGGCTCTGCCACACTTATCGAAATGGTAACTGCATATGGTGTATTTGCAAACGGAGGTTATCTCAAAAAACCTTATCTTATTGAAAAGATGGTTGATAGTCAGGGTCAAGTCATCGATCAAACATATACGATGTTCCAAAACGAAGAAATACCGCGTGTCATTGATCCTAGAAATGCGTTTATCATGACGACCCTTTTACAAGACGTAGTCAATAAAGGAACAGCTCAAAAAGCTAAGGCATTAGGTCGATCAGATATTGCAGGCAAAACAGGCACCACAAATAATCAAGTCGATGCATGGTTCGCAGGTTATGCGCCCTCACAGGTCGCCATTGCATGGATTGGATTTGATCAGCCTAAGTCATTAGGTAAAGATGAAACAGGCTCTCAAGCTGCTCTTCCTATATGGATTAAATATATGCAGACCGCTCTCAAAGATACGCCTATACAAAATTTTGTGATGCCTGATGGTGTCATGATTCATAAAATTAAATCAGATACAGGTACGCCGGCTAATGAAAATGAAGAGGGCGTGAATGAATATTTCTATTCGGAATTTCCACCGCACAATGAGATACATCTCCTCAATTAA
- a CDS encoding FkbM family methyltransferase, with translation MNDLEKLNLVAKAKRSQLPIENNFNINDLSLMPEFFNWVNCDVGLKEQFQMFLGGKDDGVALRFFWNGFYEKFTLRTWSRIAKNTSGFVLDIGAHTGSYSLAALTANRNLSLLSFEPHYMNFARLILNFNANKFNTNNIFMCCVGDENKFVPFSTSTSVSYLTSGGSVGQKSGAKVNSVQQVALDSFLIDEVIQNIRLIKIDVEGYEANVLKGMKKILNYKPTIFFECIEKNSAKLVQEILFSYGYNFYEIDDLTEKITKVKKLEPQFDDDNKLVMHKLNRIASINETF, from the coding sequence GTGAATGATTTAGAAAAATTAAATTTAGTTGCAAAAGCTAAAAGGAGCCAATTGCCAATAGAAAATAATTTTAATATTAACGATCTATCACTTATGCCGGAGTTCTTTAATTGGGTAAATTGTGATGTAGGATTGAAAGAGCAATTTCAAATGTTTTTGGGTGGTAAAGATGATGGTGTTGCCTTAAGATTTTTTTGGAATGGTTTCTACGAAAAATTTACCTTAAGAACATGGTCAAGGATAGCAAAAAATACTAGTGGATTCGTGCTTGATATTGGTGCTCATACAGGGTCTTATTCACTAGCAGCTCTTACTGCAAATAGAAATCTGAGCCTTTTAAGTTTTGAACCTCATTACATGAACTTTGCAAGGTTAATACTAAATTTTAACGCAAATAAGTTTAACACTAATAATATCTTTATGTGTTGCGTTGGTGATGAAAACAAATTTGTCCCCTTCTCAACTTCTACAAGTGTAAGCTATTTAACATCAGGAGGTTCTGTTGGACAAAAGTCAGGAGCAAAGGTAAATTCTGTTCAACAAGTTGCTTTAGACTCTTTTCTAATTGATGAGGTTATTCAAAATATTCGTTTAATAAAAATTGACGTAGAGGGATATGAGGCAAATGTACTTAAAGGTATGAAGAAAATACTAAATTACAAACCAACTATTTTTTTTGAGTGCATAGAAAAAAATTCTGCAAAATTAGTTCAAGAAATCTTATTTAGTTATGGGTATAATTTTTACGAAATAGACGACTTAACTGAAAAAATAACAAAAGTTAAAAAACTTGAGCCTCAGTTTGATGATGACAATAAATTAGTTATGCATAAGTTAAATCGTATTGCCAGCATTAATGAAACTTTTTAA
- the hemB gene encoding porphobilinogen synthase, which yields MENSNRPRRMRKDEFSRRLMREHHLRTDDLIYPMFIMEGHQKEEAIPSMPGIKRQSADLIIDTAKECFKLGIPAIALFPVIDANLKTEDAKEAYNPKGLIPRVVALLKQHVPQLGVITDVALDPYTSHGQDGLVDASGYVLNDETVKVLIKQALSHAKAGADIVAPSDMMDGRIGKIREALEKEGFVHTKILAYSAKYASSFYGPFRDAIGSSKNLGKSDKNSYQMDPANTDEALTEVELDINEGADMVLVKPGLPYLDIVYRVKATFGVPTYAYQVSGEYAMLKAASQNGWLDERAVVMESLLAFKRAGADGILSYYSMEVANWLNQKI from the coding sequence ATGGAAAATTCAAATAGACCCAGACGAATGCGTAAAGATGAATTCTCGCGTCGATTGATGCGTGAACATCATTTGCGAACAGATGATTTAATTTACCCTATGTTTATCATGGAGGGACACCAAAAAGAAGAAGCGATTCCATCCATGCCAGGCATTAAACGTCAAAGTGCTGATCTCATTATTGATACCGCAAAAGAATGTTTCAAATTAGGTATCCCTGCGATTGCATTATTTCCAGTGATTGATGCGAACCTAAAAACAGAAGATGCGAAAGAAGCTTATAACCCAAAAGGCCTTATTCCAAGAGTGGTAGCGCTATTAAAACAACATGTACCCCAACTTGGCGTCATTACAGATGTAGCACTCGATCCTTATACAAGTCATGGCCAAGACGGTTTGGTTGATGCGTCAGGTTATGTCCTCAACGATGAAACAGTGAAAGTCTTAATCAAACAGGCTTTAAGTCATGCTAAAGCTGGGGCTGATATTGTGGCACCGTCAGATATGATGGATGGCCGCATTGGAAAAATTCGTGAGGCATTAGAAAAAGAAGGATTTGTTCACACAAAAATTCTAGCGTATTCCGCTAAATATGCCTCCTCATTCTATGGTCCGTTTAGAGATGCGATAGGGTCATCAAAAAATTTAGGTAAGAGCGATAAGAATAGTTACCAAATGGATCCTGCAAATACCGACGAAGCTTTAACTGAAGTCGAGCTTGATATTAATGAAGGTGCAGACATGGTTTTGGTGAAACCGGGACTGCCTTATCTTGATATTGTCTATCGTGTGAAAGCTACTTTTGGTGTGCCGACATACGCTTATCAAGTGAGTGGCGAATATGCCATGTTAAAAGCAGCTTCACAAAATGGCTGGCTCGACGAGAGAGCAGTTGTAATGGAATCACTTTTAGCCTTTAAACGTGCAGGGGCTGATGGTATTTTAAGCTACTACTCTATGGAAGTAGCCAATTGGCTTAATCAAAAAATTTAA
- a CDS encoding shikimate kinase: protein MATINDNIFFVGLMGAGKTTIGKLLAKKLKKTFYDTDHEIEKKLGVKVAVIFELEGEEGFRKRETQMIDELSSKKDIILATGGGAVLSAENRALLKERGKVIYLNAKPQHLAKRMAYDKDRPLLQQGNMLDTLNQLYKDRHPLYLNVASFVVDTGQQKTQTIIHKIESLLS, encoded by the coding sequence ATGGCAACGATTAATGACAATATTTTTTTTGTAGGACTCATGGGCGCTGGGAAAACGACCATAGGTAAATTGTTAGCCAAAAAACTCAAAAAAACTTTTTATGATACTGATCATGAAATTGAAAAAAAATTGGGCGTTAAAGTGGCGGTCATTTTTGAGCTCGAGGGTGAAGAAGGTTTTCGCAAAAGAGAAACGCAGATGATTGATGAGTTATCGAGTAAAAAAGATATTATTTTAGCGACAGGCGGGGGTGCGGTATTAAGTGCAGAGAATCGAGCACTTCTAAAAGAAAGAGGTAAGGTCATTTATTTAAATGCCAAACCTCAGCACTTAGCTAAGCGTATGGCTTACGATAAAGATCGCCCACTTTTACAACAAGGCAATATGTTGGATACCTTAAATCAGTTGTATAAAGATAGGCACCCTTTGTATTTAAATGTGGCGTCATTCGTCGTCGATACAGGGCAACAAAAAACACAAACGATTATTCATAAAATTGAGTCATTATTAAGTTAG
- a CDS encoding deoxyguanosinetriphosphate triphosphohydrolase has product MMKLAPYAAHPEQSRGRRLKEETSALRNDFQRDRDRVIHSTAFRRLEYKTQVFVNHEGDLFRTRLTHSLEVAQIARSIARTLNLHEDLAEAIALAHDLGHTPFGHAGQDALNRCMKDYGGFEHNLQSLRVVDLLEQRYAEFDGLNLTFETREGILKHCSIKNAQKLGDVGQRFLDKTETTLEGQIANFADEIAYNNHDIDDGIRSGLLTIDQLMEVSLFKEHALKVKGLYPDLSQKRLVHETIRRMIHSLVDDLCRTSLSYIKVSKPKNVDEVRLNGPMIDFSIEMAEKQLELKQFLRKSLYLHPKVTEMTDKAAKTIEGLFKVYMDDLNLIPSDYQSIGKEEKPRVIADYIAGMTDRFAIREYKKLHINHSLN; this is encoded by the coding sequence ATGATGAAGTTGGCACCTTATGCTGCACATCCAGAACAATCTCGCGGCCGACGTTTAAAAGAAGAAACCTCAGCTTTAAGAAATGATTTTCAGCGCGATCGAGATCGCGTGATTCATTCCACCGCCTTTCGACGCCTTGAATATAAAACGCAAGTGTTCGTTAATCACGAAGGTGATTTATTTAGAACGCGTTTAACGCATAGCTTGGAAGTCGCGCAAATTGCAAGAAGCATTGCGCGCACTTTAAATCTTCATGAGGATTTAGCCGAGGCTATAGCATTAGCTCACGACTTAGGCCACACCCCTTTTGGCCACGCAGGGCAGGACGCCTTAAACCGTTGCATGAAAGATTATGGAGGATTCGAACATAATCTTCAGTCACTTCGGGTCGTGGATCTTTTGGAACAAAGGTATGCTGAATTTGATGGACTTAATCTGACCTTTGAAACAAGAGAAGGCATCCTAAAACACTGTTCCATTAAAAATGCTCAAAAGTTAGGCGATGTCGGACAAAGATTTTTGGATAAAACCGAAACAACGCTCGAGGGACAGATTGCCAATTTTGCTGATGAGATTGCTTATAACAATCACGATATTGATGACGGCATTCGTTCAGGACTTTTAACGATCGATCAATTGATGGAAGTTTCTCTTTTTAAAGAGCATGCTCTAAAAGTCAAAGGCCTTTATCCTGATTTATCTCAAAAAAGACTTGTCCATGAAACGATCCGCCGAATGATCCATAGTTTAGTGGATGATTTATGTCGAACTAGCCTCTCCTATATAAAGGTATCAAAACCTAAAAATGTCGATGAGGTCAGACTTAATGGCCCCATGATTGATTTTTCGATCGAGATGGCAGAAAAGCAGCTTGAGTTAAAACAGTTCTTAAGGAAGTCTTTATATCTTCACCCCAAGGTGACCGAGATGACAGATAAGGCAGCGAAGACCATTGAGGGTCTGTTTAAGGTATACATGGATGATCTCAATCTAATACCTTCTGACTATCAATCTATCGGGAAAGAGGAAAAACCGCGCGTGATTGCGGACTATATTGCTGGAATGACGGATCGCTTCGCAATTCGTGAGTATAAAAAATTACATATAAATCATAGCTTAAATTAG
- the trpC gene encoding indole-3-glycerol phosphate synthase TrpC: protein MANILDTIIATKFEEIKESQKIKSLNQLKDEVKNTPQPRGFIKAIESQLSKNKAAVIAEIKKASPSKGVIRENFNPKEIAVSYEKGGATCLSVLTDQKYFQGHANFLKEAKAACSLPILRKDFMVDPYQIYEAHAMGADCILLIVAALSLDLMQELEEITHTLGMNVLVEVHNQEELDLALQLKTRLLGINNRNLKTFDVSLNTTFDLLKHINADKIIVTESGIFTSDDVKLMQDYHVNTFLIGEAFMRESDPGHSLKNLFQF from the coding sequence ATGGCTAATATTCTTGATACGATCATTGCCACTAAATTTGAAGAAATTAAAGAATCACAAAAAATTAAATCACTGAATCAGCTCAAAGATGAAGTAAAAAATACTCCTCAACCGAGAGGCTTTATAAAAGCCATTGAATCACAACTCTCAAAAAATAAAGCGGCTGTCATTGCTGAAATTAAAAAAGCGAGCCCATCTAAAGGTGTCATCCGAGAAAATTTTAATCCGAAAGAGATTGCGGTTTCTTATGAAAAAGGTGGGGCGACTTGTTTATCTGTGCTCACTGACCAAAAATATTTTCAAGGCCATGCCAATTTTTTAAAAGAAGCAAAAGCTGCATGTAGCCTTCCCATACTGCGCAAAGATTTTATGGTAGATCCCTATCAAATTTATGAAGCGCATGCTATGGGTGCTGATTGTATTTTACTTATTGTAGCAGCACTTTCTTTAGACCTTATGCAAGAGCTCGAGGAAATTACACACACTTTAGGCATGAATGTATTAGTTGAAGTGCATAATCAAGAGGAGCTTGATCTGGCATTGCAATTAAAGACAAGACTTCTAGGTATTAACAACCGTAATTTAAAAACGTTCGATGTTTCGCTTAACACCACTTTTGATTTATTAAAGCATATCAATGCTGACAAAATTATTGTGACTGAGTCAGGAATCTTTACATCAGATGATGTGAAGTTGATGCAAGATTATCATGTGAATACCTTTCTCATCGGTGAAGCTTTTATGCGAGAATCTGATCCAGGACACTCTTTAAAAAATTTATTTCAATTTTAA
- a CDS encoding secondary thiamine-phosphate synthase enzyme YjbQ, with protein MKTYRKELWFNAPARMHFTNITPDVRECLLASGIKEGLILVNAMHITASVFINDDESGLHHDYKVWLEALAPHEPLSHYHHNNTGEDNADAHIKRQIMGREVVVAVTSGKLDFGPWEQIFYGEFDGRRKKRVLVKIIGE; from the coding sequence ATGAAAACTTACCGAAAAGAACTTTGGTTCAACGCTCCAGCCAGAATGCACTTTACAAACATCACTCCAGACGTGAGAGAGTGCCTGTTAGCGAGCGGTATCAAAGAGGGGCTAATTCTTGTGAATGCGATGCATATAACTGCGAGTGTATTTATTAACGATGACGAGTCGGGATTGCATCATGATTATAAGGTATGGTTAGAAGCTTTAGCTCCTCATGAGCCCCTGAGCCATTACCACCATAACAATACCGGTGAAGACAATGCTGATGCACACATCAAACGCCAGATCATGGGTCGTGAGGTGGTAGTTGCTGTCACCTCTGGAAAGCTCGACTTTGGTCCTTGGGAACAAATTTTCTACGGTGAATTTGATGGGCGACGAAAAAAAAGGGTGCTTGTTAAGATTATCGGGGAATAG
- the aroB gene encoding 3-dehydroquinate synthase, with protein sequence MQTLHIQLENRSYPIYIGEGLLSQIKLIEPHLKQKHVAIVTNTTVAPLYLDPLLTLLKEHGIKAFPIILPDGESYKNQETLNLIYDVLLKEKCERTVTLIALGGGVIGDMTGYAAATYLRGVPFIQIPTTLLSQVDSSVGGKTGINHPMGKNMIGAFYQPQCVIADIDTLKTLPQREFSAGMAEVIKYGLIRDEAFFNWLEKNIEGLIKLNPSLLIEAIQRSCQNKADVVEMDEHESGVRATLNLGHTFGHAIENAMGYGVWLHGEAVATGMVMAAHLSKLMGWVKDNEFNRIVKLLKEAKLPIDPPKITEDQYMALMSMDKKVVDGKIRLVLQKGIGDSVITSDYDSKHLKTTLQNSNFSV encoded by the coding sequence ATGCAAACACTCCATATCCAACTAGAGAATCGATCTTATCCAATTTATATTGGAGAGGGCTTGCTGTCTCAAATCAAATTGATTGAGCCCCATTTAAAACAAAAGCATGTTGCGATTGTAACTAATACGACTGTCGCACCTTTATATCTCGATCCATTACTAACTCTTTTAAAAGAGCATGGTATTAAAGCGTTTCCAATTATCTTGCCCGATGGCGAATCTTATAAAAATCAAGAAACCTTAAATCTTATTTACGACGTACTGTTAAAAGAAAAATGTGAACGCACTGTCACACTTATTGCATTAGGGGGTGGTGTCATAGGCGACATGACAGGCTATGCCGCAGCGACTTATTTAAGAGGTGTTCCTTTTATACAAATCCCTACCACACTTTTATCACAAGTGGACTCATCCGTCGGTGGTAAAACAGGGATTAATCACCCCATGGGTAAAAATATGATCGGTGCTTTTTATCAGCCCCAATGTGTGATCGCAGATATTGATACTTTAAAAACCTTGCCTCAGAGAGAATTTTCAGCAGGCATGGCAGAAGTCATTAAATATGGACTCATTCGTGATGAGGCTTTTTTTAATTGGCTTGAAAAAAATATTGAAGGTTTAATAAAATTAAATCCATCGCTCCTTATTGAAGCGATCCAGCGCTCATGTCAAAACAAGGCAGATGTAGTAGAGATGGATGAACATGAATCAGGTGTGAGAGCTACATTAAATCTTGGACATACTTTTGGGCACGCCATTGAAAATGCCATGGGCTATGGTGTTTGGCTTCATGGTGAAGCTGTGGCAACCGGTATGGTGATGGCAGCGCATTTATCAAAACTCATGGGCTGGGTAAAAGATAATGAATTTAATCGTATCGTTAAACTTTTAAAAGAAGCTAAGCTTCCTATTGATCCTCCAAAGATTACTGAAGATCAATATATGGCACTCATGAGCATGGATAAAAAAGTCGTCGATGGAAAAATTAGATTAGTTCTTCAAAAAGGGATTGGCGATTCTGTTATTACAAGTGATTACGATTCAAAACATTTAAAGACCACACTTCAAAATTCAAACTTTTCAGTATGA